Proteins from a genomic interval of Spiroplasma endosymbiont of Lonchoptera lutea:
- the thrS gene encoding threonine--tRNA ligase: MSAMEQIVTVKINNENKSYPLGIMLSDVLTSIDANWQENIIAVKVNNEWKDIKTYVLENDIILEIITKDLDEALKVLNYSAAIVLAKTLQTNWKGLLIANINVGDEGFFVDFDFQTRIKEQDLEIITKQMQEFLKKDLEIKYELKSPHDLQRLYENNPYFLEKLLTLKDIVGIYTVDNSSFINNFIALDNTKIVENFMLSSLAGVYWNNDANNKQIQRIYGVCHFSQEKLATLLALIALRKERDHRKIGKDLEIFMFDSLAGQGLPIWLPNGMILKKQLQEYLRSQEFFYDYLEVATPVMGAIELYRTSGHWDHYQQNMFPVMPLNNEQLVLRPMSCPHHCLIYCYKLRSYRDLPLRFAEHELLYRYEASGALTGLERVRAMELTDAHIFCRFDQIKTEFQTTFKLISEILLALNIEVDYYSLSLRDFQDKKNYYDNDEMWIKAEKVLKEALDELKIKYIVMIGEAAFYGPKLDIQIKTVLGHDITVSTIQLDFLLPEKFDLSYQDENGQEVRPVIIHRGLIGTYERFIAVLLEQTGGVLPLWLSPKQITLIPIKEEHQAYCYELEKLFKTHNLRSFVDASSERLGYKIRIAQTKKIPFQIVIGQKEIATKKITYRQYGKEEQVTVTIDEFINLCNELIVNKK; the protein is encoded by the coding sequence ATGTCGGCAATGGAACAAATTGTTACTGTAAAAATTAATAATGAAAATAAATCGTATCCATTAGGAATAATGCTTAGTGATGTTTTAACAAGTATTGATGCTAATTGACAAGAAAATATTATTGCTGTTAAAGTTAATAATGAATGAAAAGATATTAAAACTTATGTTTTAGAAAATGATATTATATTAGAGATAATTACAAAAGATTTAGATGAGGCATTAAAAGTACTTAATTATTCAGCAGCTATTGTTTTAGCAAAAACATTACAAACTAATTGAAAGGGTTTATTAATTGCCAATATTAATGTTGGTGATGAAGGTTTTTTTGTTGATTTTGATTTTCAAACCCGCATTAAAGAACAAGATTTAGAGATTATTACTAAGCAAATGCAAGAATTTCTTAAAAAAGACTTAGAAATTAAATATGAGTTAAAATCACCGCACGATTTACAACGATTATATGAAAATAATCCTTATTTTTTAGAAAAACTTTTAACACTTAAAGATATTGTTGGTATATATACTGTTGATAACAGTTCTTTCATTAATAATTTTATTGCTTTAGATAATACTAAAATTGTTGAAAATTTTATGCTTTCATCACTTGCTGGAGTTTATTGAAATAATGATGCTAACAATAAGCAAATTCAAAGAATTTATGGTGTTTGTCATTTTTCACAAGAAAAATTAGCAACCTTGTTAGCATTAATTGCTTTAAGAAAAGAACGAGATCATCGAAAAATTGGCAAAGATTTAGAAATTTTTATGTTTGATTCATTAGCAGGTCAAGGATTACCAATTTGATTGCCTAATGGAATGATTCTTAAAAAACAATTACAAGAGTATTTGCGTTCACAAGAGTTCTTTTATGACTATTTAGAAGTCGCAACACCAGTAATGGGAGCAATAGAATTATATCGTACTAGTGGTCATTGAGATCATTATCAACAGAATATGTTTCCGGTTATGCCATTGAATAATGAGCAACTTGTGCTTCGTCCGATGTCGTGTCCACATCATTGTTTAATTTATTGTTATAAATTACGCTCTTATCGTGATTTGCCATTACGATTTGCTGAGCACGAATTATTATATCGTTATGAAGCTAGTGGCGCTTTAACTGGTTTAGAGCGCGTTCGAGCAATGGAATTGACTGATGCTCATATTTTTTGTCGTTTTGATCAAATAAAAACTGAATTTCAAACAACATTTAAATTAATTAGTGAAATATTGTTAGCATTAAATATTGAAGTTGATTACTATTCATTATCATTAAGAGATTTTCAAGATAAAAAAAATTATTATGATAATGATGAAATGTGAATTAAAGCTGAAAAAGTTTTAAAAGAAGCCTTAGATGAATTAAAAATTAAATATATTGTAATGATTGGCGAAGCAGCTTTTTATGGTCCGAAATTAGATATTCAAATTAAAACGGTGTTAGGACACGATATTACGGTTTCAACGATTCAGTTGGACTTTTTACTACCAGAAAAATTTGATTTATCTTATCAAGATGAGAATGGACAAGAAGTTCGCCCTGTTATTATTCATCGTGGTTTAATTGGCACTTATGAACGCTTTATAGCTGTCTTATTAGAACAAACAGGTGGAGTTTTACCACTATGGTTAAGTCCTAAACAAATTACTTTAATTCCTATTAAAGAAGAGCATCAAGCATATTGTTATGAATTAGAAAAACTATTTAAAACCCATAATTTACGGTCATTTGTTGATGCTAGTAGTGAACGGTTAGGTTATAAAATTCGTATTGCGCAAACTAAAAAAATACCTTTCCAAATTGTTATCGGTCAAAAAGAAATTGCTACTAAAAAGATTACTTATCGTCAATATGGTAAAGAAGAACAAGTAACAGTTACGATTGATGAGTTTATTAATTTATGTAATGAATTAATAGTAAACAAAAAATAA
- the pyk gene encoding pyruvate kinase: MLFINKRVKTITTIGPASETRDLMLRLAQKGANVYRLNFSHGDFEEHGKRVEFAKSIIQQVQRPLSLILDTKGPEIRTHSFKDGEALIRKDSRVIVYTNKEIEGTETEFSINYENLVNDIQVEQRLLVDDGKLQLIVLGINNKDDDKSIICRAVNTHLVKNHRAIIVSGIKLSLPFISDKDRADLIFGCEQKVDYVAASFVHDAKDLQEMRQLLDENGGADIKIIAKIESRYAVDNIDEIIANSDGIMVARGDLGVDVPYAEVPLIQKHVIRKCNKAMVPVIVATQMLESMLSNPLPTRAEVSDIYWAVDLGVDTTMLSGETANGEYPEKSIEAMTRVVRKAEIHFWYEGYLERFIKWSTSPFKDFVYQVGKEVLGEKIQKQKRIHQVIVLDDSDHQLLTKTLSNARVRSTLIPLVTDERIRNSFGIWYGVYPELVMDINKVINDDNLLNNIARKYGAKTNEQVLIVNGNEMRKLQIK, encoded by the coding sequence ATGCTTTTTATAAATAAAAGAGTAAAAACCATTACGACAATTGGTCCGGCTAGTGAAACCAGAGATTTGATGCTTCGTTTAGCACAAAAGGGAGCAAATGTATATCGTTTAAACTTTTCTCACGGTGATTTTGAAGAACATGGTAAGCGTGTTGAGTTTGCTAAATCTATTATTCAACAAGTACAAAGACCACTATCACTAATATTAGACACTAAAGGTCCAGAAATTAGAACTCACTCTTTTAAAGATGGTGAGGCGTTAATAAGAAAAGATAGTAGGGTTATTGTTTATACGAATAAAGAAATTGAAGGTACGGAAACGGAATTTTCAATTAATTATGAAAATCTTGTTAATGATATTCAAGTTGAACAAAGATTATTAGTAGATGATGGTAAGTTACAGTTAATTGTTTTAGGAATTAATAATAAAGATGATGATAAGTCAATTATTTGTCGCGCTGTTAATACTCATCTTGTCAAAAATCATCGTGCGATTATTGTTTCGGGAATTAAACTGTCATTACCTTTTATTTCTGACAAAGATCGTGCCGATCTTATTTTTGGATGTGAGCAAAAAGTAGATTATGTAGCTGCTTCTTTTGTTCATGATGCTAAAGATTTACAAGAGATGCGTCAATTGTTAGATGAAAATGGTGGTGCTGATATTAAAATTATTGCCAAAATTGAATCACGATATGCTGTTGATAATATTGATGAAATTATTGCTAATAGTGATGGTATTATGGTTGCTCGTGGTGATTTAGGTGTTGATGTGCCTTATGCTGAGGTGCCTTTAATTCAAAAACATGTTATTCGTAAATGTAATAAAGCAATGGTGCCAGTAATTGTCGCTACGCAAATGTTAGAATCAATGTTATCTAATCCTTTGCCAACAAGAGCTGAAGTATCAGATATTTATTGAGCAGTTGATTTAGGTGTGGATACAACAATGTTATCTGGCGAAACAGCTAATGGTGAGTATCCTGAAAAATCAATTGAAGCAATGACGAGAGTCGTTAGAAAAGCAGAAATTCATTTTTGATATGAAGGTTATTTAGAAAGATTTATTAAATGATCAACTTCACCTTTTAAAGATTTTGTTTATCAAGTTGGTAAAGAGGTTCTTGGTGAAAAAATTCAAAAGCAAAAACGAATTCATCAAGTAATTGTTTTAGATGATAGTGATCATCAATTATTAACTAAAACTTTATCTAATGCTCGTGTTCGCAGTACATTAATCCCATTAGTTACTGATGAAAGAATTAGAAATAGTTTTGGGATTTGGTATGGTGTTTATCCAGAATTAGTTATGGATATTAATAAAGTAATTAATGATGATAATTTATTAAATAATATTGCTAGAAAATATGGTGCTAAAACTAATGAACAAGTTTTAATTGTTAATGGTAATGAAATGAGAAAATTACAAATAAAATAA
- a CDS encoding IS30 family transposase yields MYKYLTIESIIAIKEYKSYGFSIRKIAKAIDYSKSTVHRVCKLLNQNLLPLEILNQVQKNKQNAGRKLIILTLTEINTINHLLITKNYALDIIADFLKKNKIKNISTKTLYNMFKTNRMGFDEKNLLRKGKNKPHKQKETRGRINNCKSIHERNLIIPNIKNIQEFGHLEGDTIVGKDHKSSIITLADIWSKTTIPLKTKNHKAESITQSIIKFISKLIPGTIKTITFDRGKEFSKWKLIEKNCNVKIYFADAGKPCQRGLNENNNGILRRYLPKSTDLSSYKQKDLNSITFQINSTPRKSLSYKRPIDLIQLF; encoded by the coding sequence ATGTATAAGTATCTGACTATTGAATCAATAATAGCAATAAAAGAATATAAAAGTTATGGATTTTCTATTCGTAAAATAGCAAAAGCAATTGATTATAGTAAATCAACTGTACACAGAGTTTGTAAATTATTAAATCAAAACTTATTACCATTAGAAATATTGAATCAAGTTCAAAAAAATAAACAAAATGCAGGTAGAAAATTAATAATTTTAACTTTAACAGAAATTAATACTATCAATCATTTGTTAATTACTAAAAATTATGCTCTTGATATAATTGCTGATTTTTTAAAGAAAAATAAAATAAAAAATATTTCAACAAAAACTTTATATAACATGTTTAAAACAAATCGAATGGGTTTTGATGAAAAAAATTTATTGAGAAAAGGCAAAAATAAACCTCATAAACAAAAAGAAACTAGGGGCAGAATTAATAATTGTAAATCTATTCATGAAAGAAATTTAATCATTCCAAATATTAAAAATATACAAGAATTTGGCCATTTAGAGGGAGATACTATCGTTGGTAAAGATCATAAAAGTTCTATTATTACTTTAGCTGATATATGATCAAAAACCACAATTCCTTTGAAAACTAAAAATCATAAAGCAGAAAGTATTACACAAAGTATAATAAAATTTATTTCAAAATTAATACCAGGAACAATTAAAACTATTACTTTTGATCGTGGTAAAGAATTTAGTAAATGAAAATTAATTGAAAAAAATTGTAATGTTAAAATTTATTTTGCAGATGCCGGAAAACCTTGTCAAAGAGGTTTAAATGAGAACAATAATGGTATTTTAAGAAGATATTTACCAAAATCTACTGATTTATCTTCATATAAACAAAAAGACTTAAATTCTATAACATTTCAAATTAATTCTACACCCAGAAAATCATTATCTTATAAAAGACCAATAGATTTAATACAATTATTTTAA
- a CDS encoding IS30 family transposase encodes MYKYLTIESIIAIKEYKSYGFSIRKIAKAIDYSKSTVHRVCKLLNQNLLPLEILNQVQKNKQNAGRKLIILTLTEINTINHLLITKNYALDIIADFLKKNKIKNISTKTLYNMFKTNRMGFDEKNLLRKGKNKPHKQKETRGRINNCKSIHERNLIIPNIKNIQEFGHLEGDTIVGKDHKSSIITLADIWSKTTIPLKTKNHKAESITQSIIKFISKLIPGTIKTITFDRGKEFSKWKLIEKNCNVKIYFADAGKPCQRGLNENNNGILRRYLPKSTDLSSYKQKDLNSIAFQINSTPRKSLSYKRPIDLIQLF; translated from the coding sequence ATGTATAAGTATCTGACTATTGAATCAATAATAGCAATAAAAGAATATAAAAGTTATGGATTTTCTATTCGTAAAATAGCAAAAGCAATTGATTATAGTAAATCAACTGTACACAGAGTTTGTAAATTATTAAATCAAAACTTATTACCATTAGAAATATTGAATCAAGTTCAAAAAAATAAACAAAATGCAGGTAGAAAATTAATAATTTTAACTTTAACAGAAATTAATACTATCAATCATTTGTTAATTACTAAAAATTATGCTCTTGATATAATTGCTGATTTTTTAAAGAAAAATAAAATAAAAAATATTTCAACAAAAACTTTATATAACATGTTTAAAACAAATCGAATGGGTTTTGATGAAAAAAATTTATTGAGAAAAGGCAAAAATAAACCTCATAAACAAAAAGAAACTAGGGGCAGAATTAATAATTGTAAATCTATTCATGAAAGAAATTTAATCATTCCAAATATTAAAAATATACAAGAATTTGGCCATTTAGAGGGAGATACTATCGTTGGTAAAGATCATAAAAGTTCTATTATTACTTTAGCTGATATATGATCAAAAACCACAATTCCTTTGAAAACTAAAAATCATAAAGCAGAAAGTATTACACAAAGTATAATAAAATTTATTTCAAAATTAATACCAGGAACAATTAAAACTATTACTTTTGATCGTGGTAAAGAATTTAGTAAATGAAAATTAATTGAAAAAAATTGTAATGTTAAAATTTATTTTGCAGATGCCGGAAAACCTTGTCAAAGAGGTTTAAATGAGAACAATAATGGTATTTTAAGAAGATATTTACCAAAATCTACTGATTTATCTTCATATAAACAAAAAGACTTAAATTCTATAGCATTTCAAATTAATTCTACACCCAGAAAATCATTATCTTATAAAAGACCAATAGATTTAATACAATTATTTTAA
- the rpmB gene encoding 50S ribosomal protein L28, producing the protein MSRKCEITGKSVLSGNKRSHAMNASRRKWNVNLQTVKVEIDGQVKKVKMSTRALRTLKRKGI; encoded by the coding sequence ATGTCAAGAAAATGTGAAATAACTGGTAAAAGTGTTCTGTCTGGTAATAAGCGTTCTCATGCCATGAATGCATCAAGAAGAAAATGAAATGTTAATTTACAAACTGTAAAAGTGGAAATTGATGGCCAAGTAAAAAAAGTTAAAATGTCAACTCGTGCTTTAAGAACATTAAAACGCAAAGGAATTTAA
- a CDS encoding IS30 family transposase encodes MYKYLTIESIIAIKEYKSYGFSIRKIAKAIDYSKSTVHRVCKLLNQNLLPLEILNQVQKNKQNAGRKLIILTLTEINTINHLLITKNYALDIIADFLKKNKIKNISTKTLYNMFKTNRMGFDEKNLLRKGKNKPHKQKETRGRINNCKSIHERNLIIPNIKNIQEFGHLEGDTIVGKDHKSSIITLADIWSKTTIPLKTKNHKAESITQSIIKFISKLIPGTIKTITFDRGKEFSKWKLIEKNCNVKIYFADAGKPCQRGLNENNNGILRRYLPKSTDLSSYKQKDLNSIAFQINSTPRKSLSYKRPIDLIQLF; translated from the coding sequence ATGTATAAGTATCTGACTATTGAATCAATAATAGCAATAAAAGAATATAAAAGTTATGGATTTTCTATTCGTAAAATAGCAAAAGCAATTGATTATAGTAAATCAACTGTACACAGAGTTTGTAAATTATTAAATCAAAACTTATTACCATTAGAAATATTGAATCAAGTTCAAAAAAATAAACAAAATGCAGGTAGAAAATTAATAATTTTAACTTTAACAGAAATTAATACTATCAATCATTTGTTAATTACTAAAAATTATGCTCTTGATATAATTGCTGATTTTTTAAAGAAAAATAAAATAAAAAATATTTCAACAAAAACTTTATATAACATGTTTAAAACAAATCGAATGGGTTTTGATGAAAAAAATTTATTGAGAAAAGGCAAAAATAAACCTCATAAACAAAAAGAAACTAGGGGCAGAATTAATAATTGTAAATCTATTCATGAAAGAAATTTAATCATTCCAAATATTAAAAATATACAAGAATTTGGCCATTTAGAGGGAGATACTATCGTTGGTAAAGATCATAAAAGTTCTATTATTACTTTAGCTGATATATGATCAAAAACCACAATTCCTTTGAAAACTAAAAATCATAAAGCAGAAAGTATTACACAAAGTATAATAAAATTTATTTCAAAATTAATACCAGGAACAATTAAAACTATTACTTTTGATCGTGGTAAAGAATTTAGTAAATGAAAATTAATTGAAAAAAATTGTAATGTTAAAATTTATTTTGCAGATGCCGGCAAACCTTGTCAAAGAGGTTTAAATGAGAACAATAATGGTATTTTAAGAAGATATTTACCAAAATCTACTGATTTATCTTCATATAAACAAAAAGACTTAAATTCTATAGCATTTCAAATTAATTCTACACCCAGAAAATCATTATCTTATAAAAGACCAATAGATTTAATACAATTATTTTAA
- the rpe gene encoding ribulose-phosphate 3-epimerase, whose protein sequence is MKKLIIAASILDANYLCLKKQLQQLQEANIDWIHYDVMDGNFVNNLSFGAKILQDITKYFDIFIDCHLMVKVNCNMARYLMPYIEAKASSITMHYEALTPEQIKEFISFCQDNKIKKALALNPTTPIEVLEPYLEQLDAVLLMSVVPGKGGQKFIMASLDKIKNLKTKIVINNYHCLIQVDGGINNDIAKLCQKQGADVVVVGSYLMQHLHMKQAVKELKND, encoded by the coding sequence ATGAAAAAACTTATTATTGCTGCTAGTATTTTAGATGCTAATTATTTGTGTTTAAAAAAGCAATTACAACAGTTGCAAGAAGCAAATATTGATTGAATCCATTATGATGTTATGGATGGTAATTTTGTTAATAATTTAAGTTTTGGAGCTAAAATATTACAAGATATTACTAAATATTTTGATATTTTTATTGATTGTCATTTGATGGTAAAAGTTAATTGTAATATGGCAAGATATTTAATGCCATATATTGAAGCTAAAGCTAGTAGTATTACGATGCATTATGAAGCATTAACACCAGAGCAAATAAAAGAATTCATTAGTTTTTGTCAAGATAATAAAATTAAAAAGGCTTTAGCTTTAAATCCAACAACACCAATTGAAGTATTAGAACCATATTTAGAACAATTAGATGCTGTTCTTTTAATGAGTGTGGTTCCTGGTAAGGGCGGACAAAAATTTATAATGGCATCGTTAGATAAGATTAAAAATTTAAAAACCAAAATTGTTATTAATAACTATCATTGTTTAATTCAAGTTGATGGTGGTATTAATAATGATATTGCTAAATTATGTCAAAAGCAAGGGGCTGATGTTGTTGTTGTTGGTAGTTATTTAATGCAACATTTACATATGAAACAGGCAGTTAAGGAATTAAAAAATGATTAA
- the rsgA gene encoding ribosome small subunit-dependent GTPase A codes for MIGLVIRVISEFCNVIINNEIYHCQTRGALRLSNQRILVGDVVTIEVINEQEKQATIIEIHPRKNQLMRPAVSNIDQVIIVSALKQPNFSSFLLNKYLIWVEAHSLAVVLVFTKVDLLLSGDKVYDYISSYKKLGYECLTLSISQSSNQWEKLKEVTTDKISILSGQTGAGKSSILNMLDPQLKIRTQEISNALNRGKHTTTHNELIIMANNIRIIDSPGFSSFSLNDISLSEIASSFRFFKKFLVNCHYRQCRHWKEPKCGVKQALINKDIPQFIYDDYIKVLEQKQLQEKGRY; via the coding sequence ATGATTGGTTTAGTCATTCGTGTTATTAGTGAGTTTTGTAATGTTATTATCAATAATGAAATTTATCATTGTCAAACAAGAGGAGCTTTAAGATTATCTAATCAAAGAATTCTTGTTGGTGATGTTGTAACTATTGAAGTTATTAATGAACAAGAAAAGCAAGCAACAATTATTGAAATTCACCCCCGAAAAAATCAATTAATGCGACCAGCAGTAAGCAACATTGATCAAGTTATTATTGTTAGTGCTTTAAAACAACCTAATTTTAGTAGTTTTTTACTTAATAAGTACTTAATATGAGTTGAAGCTCACAGTTTGGCAGTAGTTTTAGTTTTTACTAAAGTCGACTTGTTATTGTCTGGTGATAAGGTTTATGATTATATTTCTAGTTATAAAAAATTAGGTTATGAATGTTTAACTTTATCGATTAGTCAGTCAAGTAATCAATGAGAAAAGTTAAAGGAAGTTACAACTGATAAGATTTCAATTTTAAGTGGTCAAACTGGGGCTGGGAAGTCTTCAATTTTAAATATGTTAGATCCACAACTTAAAATTAGAACGCAAGAAATATCTAATGCTTTAAATCGTGGTAAACATACGACAACACATAATGAATTAATAATTATGGCAAATAATATTAGAATTATTGATTCACCAGGATTTTCATCATTTTCGTTGAATGATATATCATTATCAGAAATAGCGAGTTCATTCCGGTTCTTTAAAAAATTTCTTGTTAATTGTCATTATCGGCAATGCCGACATTGAAAAGAACCAAAATGTGGTGTTAAACAAGCATTAATTAATAAAGATATTCCTCAATTTATTTATGATGATTATATTAAAGTTTTAGAACAAAAACAATTACAAGAAAAAGGAAGGTACTAA
- a CDS encoding protein kinase domain-containing protein: MQIENGIILQQRYQIINKIASGGMADVYRANDSFLNRIVAIKILNQQAANNSQVLKKFYKEVEATTRIRHDNVVEVYDVFEQDNRWCIVLELVEGYTLKDRLLRTGPLSIKECLQIFQSILDGVTVAHQGNIVHRDLKPENILISFDGKIKVSDFGIAIITDDDKTTTSKIVGTAKYISPETVQSLQIDHRSDIYSLGIVLFELLTGSCPFNGQNPTLVAVKQVREPLPSARGINPNISQALENIIIKSTAKNCEERYQSIKALSQDIKALQAISNAKIKPLKLKNCIVLTRDNRKQKIFIKNREQLMSYFLTPKFLMMIAIITSFIFLVFLLLVFYSIWLV; this comes from the coding sequence ATGCAAATAGAAAATGGTATTATTTTACAACAACGATATCAAATAATTAATAAAATTGCTAGTGGCGGGATGGCAGATGTTTATCGGGCTAATGATAGTTTTTTAAATCGGATTGTAGCGATTAAGATTTTAAATCAACAAGCAGCTAATAATTCACAAGTTTTAAAGAAATTTTATAAAGAAGTGGAAGCAACAACGAGAATTCGTCATGATAATGTTGTGGAAGTTTATGATGTTTTTGAGCAAGATAACCGCTGATGTATTGTTTTAGAATTAGTTGAAGGTTATACATTAAAAGATCGATTATTACGAACTGGACCATTATCAATTAAAGAATGTTTACAGATTTTTCAAAGCATTTTAGATGGTGTCACTGTTGCCCATCAAGGAAATATTGTTCATCGTGATTTAAAACCAGAAAATATTTTAATATCTTTTGATGGTAAGATTAAAGTATCTGATTTTGGAATTGCAATTATTACTGATGATGATAAGACAACAACAAGTAAAATTGTAGGAACAGCAAAATATATATCGCCAGAAACTGTCCAGTCATTACAAATTGATCATCGTAGTGATATTTACTCATTAGGAATTGTGTTATTTGAATTGTTAACTGGTTCTTGTCCTTTTAATGGTCAAAATCCAACATTAGTAGCGGTAAAGCAAGTTAGAGAACCGTTGCCAAGTGCAAGAGGGATTAATCCAAATATTTCACAAGCATTGGAAAACATTATTATTAAATCAACGGCTAAAAATTGTGAGGAAAGATATCAAAGTATTAAGGCGTTAAGTCAAGATATTAAAGCATTACAAGCTATTAGTAATGCTAAAATAAAACCTTTAAAATTGAAAAATTGCATTGTTTTAACACGCGATAACCGAAAGCAAAAGATATTTATTAAAAATCGTGAGCAATTAATGTCATATTTTTTAACTCCTAAGTTTCTAATGATGATTGCTATTATTACTAGTTTTATTTTTCTTGTTTTCTTATTATTGGTATTTTATAGTATATGATTGGTTTAG
- a CDS encoding protein phosphatase 2C domain-containing protein, producing the protein MKVSFHFNSDIGQFRANNQDAAQFVKNEYGQYFGIVCDGLGGHNGGETASWMAVNLYVSLFVKTDFSNFGDYEINNWLRQATIFVQESMVNYVKEYPQLTDMGTTVSLILITNNKAYLLNIGDSRIYEFYQQNFQQLTTDHNVLNMLHNNKTNANIEKTLWKALTSALGPNKKLQIDTFLVSNIKGITFMLTTDGLHDYLENYEMIDILQSNNKLSQKAKSLVDLALDNVSTDNLTILIVEIK; encoded by the coding sequence ATGAAAGTTAGTTTCCATTTTAATAGTGATATTGGTCAGTTTCGTGCTAATAATCAAGATGCAGCTCAATTTGTAAAAAATGAATATGGGCAATATTTTGGTATTGTTTGTGATGGTTTAGGAGGACATAATGGTGGTGAAACTGCTAGTTGAATGGCTGTTAATTTATATGTTAGCTTATTTGTTAAAACTGACTTTAGTAATTTTGGTGATTATGAAATTAATAACTGACTTCGGCAGGCGACAATATTTGTGCAAGAATCAATGGTTAATTATGTTAAGGAATATCCACAGTTAACTGATATGGGAACTACTGTTTCTTTAATATTAATAACTAATAACAAAGCTTATTTATTAAATATTGGTGATTCGCGAATTTATGAGTTTTATCAACAAAATTTTCAGCAATTAACAACTGATCATAATGTTCTTAATATGTTACATAATAATAAAACTAATGCTAATATTGAAAAAACATTGTGAAAGGCATTAACTAGTGCTTTAGGACCAAATAAAAAATTGCAAATTGATACTTTCTTAGTTAGCAATATTAAAGGTATAACTTTTATGTTAACTACTGATGGATTGCATGATTATTTAGAAAATTATGAAATGATTGATATTTTACAGAGTAATAATAAGTTGTCACAAAAAGCTAAGAGTCTAGTTGATTTGGCATTAGATAATGTTTCAACTGATAATTTAACAATTCTCATTGTTGAGATTAAGTAA